CTGGTTGTTACCGTAAATTATCCCGAGACATCCACCATCTTTATTGATCGTTTTCTGGCTTCGGCCGAGGCTTACCGTGTACCGGTAAAGCTAGTCTTCAACAAAATTGACGCATACAGCGAAGACGAGTTGCGTTACCTCGAGGCACTTATCACACTCTATACACAAATAGGCTACCCTTGTTTTAAGATTTCCGCCAGAAACGGAGACGGACTAGAGGATATAAAGCAAGCTCTTGAAGGAAACATCACCCTTTTCTCGGGACATTCCGGTGTAGGAAAATCTACCCTGATCAACTCTCTCCTACCCGATATAGACATAAAAACCGCAGAAATATCAACCTATCACAACAAAGGGATGCACACCACCACCTTCTCAGAAATGTTTCCCGTTAAAGGAGACGGATACATCATTGACACTCCGGGGATAAAAGGTTTCGGTACATTCGACATGAAAGACGAAGAGGTGGCCCATTACTTTAAAGAGATTTTCGTAACCTCTGACAAATGCAAATATAACAACTGCACCCACCGTCACGAACCAGGCTGTGCCGTTCGCGAAGCTGTGGAGAAACATCTCATCAGCGAATCGCGCTACACTTCTTATCTGAATATTCTGGAAGATAAAGAGGAAGGAAAATATCGCTCGGCGTATTAGGTCAAACTTTCCTTCGTTTTTCTTCGAAGCATCTTCTATATCTATTAATTTTATTCATTCTCACCCCCCATTAAAGGCCTCAATTTAGTGGATAATGATTTTATTAATAAGAGATAAAATAAAATACCCCGACCATTCTTAAAGAACGTCGGGGTATCTTATTTTATTAATCTCTGTAATTACTTACATCCACCTACGCAAATTGGTTTGATTTGTTTGAAGAAGTCGTTACCCTTATTATCAACCAAGATAAATGCAGGGAAGTTTTCCACTTCAATCTTCCAGATAGCTTCCATTCCCAATTCAGGATATTCAAGACATTCTACCTTTTTAATGTTCTCCTGAGCAAGAATAGCAGCTGGCCCACCGATACTACCAAGATAGAAACCGCCATGCTTTTTACAAGCATCAGTAACTTGCTGGCTACGGTTACCTTTAGCAATCATAATCATGCTTCCGCCGTTTTCCTGGAACAGATCAACATAAGAGTCCATACGTCCGGCAGTAGTTGGTCCGAAAGAACCTGAAGGCATTCCTTCTGGAGTTTTTGCTGGTCCGGCATAATAGATTGGGTGATCTTTAACATACTGAGGCAAGCCTAAACCCGCTTCGATACGTTCGTTCAGTTTTGCATGAGCAATGTCACGACCTACAATGATTGTACCGTTTAAAGACAAACGTGTAGAGACAGGATATTTATCAAGTTCTTTCAAAATATCAGCCATTGGTTGGTTCAGGTTAATCTGCACAGCATCGCCTTCGCCTGCATTACGCAATTCTTTAGGAATATATTGACCAGGATTATCTTCCATCTTTTCAATCCAGATACCGTCTTTGTTAATCTTAGCCTTGATGTTTCTGTCTGCAGAGCAGGAAACACCCATACCTACCGGGCAAGAAGCACCGTGACGAGGCAAGCGGACAATACGGATATCGTGAGCAAAGTATTTACCACCAAACTGAGCACCTAAGCCCATGCGTTGAGCTTCGAGAAGTACTTCTTTCTCCAGTTCAACATCACGGAAAGCCTGTCCGCCTTCATTTCCTGAAGTAGGCAGGTTATCATAATATTTAGCAGAAGCAAGTTTCACAGTCTTCAGGTTTGTTTCAGCAGAAGTACCGCCAATACAGAAAGCAATGTGGTAAGGAGGACAAGCCGCAGTACCCAGAGTCTTCATCTTCTCAACAAGGAACGGAACAAGTTTTGCAGGATTAAGCAAAGCCTTTGTTTCCTGATATAGATAAGTTTTGTTGGCAGAACCACCACCTTTTGCTATGCAAAGGAATTTATATTCTGCACCCTGAATGGCATAAAGATCAATCTGAGCAGGAAGATTACATCCTGTATTGATCTCTTTGTACATATCCAAAGGAACATTCTGAGAATAACGAAGATTTTCTTCTGTATAGGTTTTATAAACACCCTTTGAAAGAGCTTCTTCATCGTTTCCTTCAGTCCAAACCTGCTGACCTTTTTTACCTACAATAATTGCAGTACCAGTATCCTGGCAAGTAGGAAGCTGACCTTTTGCAGACACTTCTGAATTCCGGAGGAAAGTCAGAGCCACATACTTATCATTCTCACTAGCTTCAGGATCAGAAAGAATCTTTGCTACTTGTTTCTGATGTTCGGGACGAAGCAAAAAAGACACATCGCGAAAAGCAGCATTAGCCATCATAGTTAAACCTTCTGCATCTACCTTTAGGATTTCTTTTCCTTCGAATTCACTTACTGAAACATGTTCTTTGGTAAGCAAATAATACTCAGTCTCATCTTTTCCCATTGGAAACGGAGCCTGATACTTAAACGGGGGTGTTGCCATATCTTTATTATTTTAAGTAAAATTTTGAACCGCAAATATACTAATAAAACTCCTCTTTGATTGTTGATAAAAGGATAATTCTTCTTAACTGGAGTAAAAAAGGATGGTAACAAACTCATAAATAAGCATATAACACTTTTTAACTCACATTTTCTATTTTGAGGGACAACTTATAAGGTTGTTTTCTGACAAGACGTTTTACTTTTCGAGTTAACTATTTGATTATAAGCCGCGGAAAAATTATATCCACCCCCTATAAAAACAAAAAACACCATCTGTTTTTCCGCAAAGGAAA
This genomic interval from uncultured Bacteroides sp. contains the following:
- the rsgA gene encoding ribosome small subunit-dependent GTPase A, with amino-acid sequence MRGLVIKNTGSWYQVKTENGNLVECKIKGNFRLKGIRSTNPIAVGDNVHIIMNQEGTAFISEIEDRKNYIVRRSSNLSKQSHILAANLDQCLLVVTVNYPETSTIFIDRFLASAEAYRVPVKLVFNKIDAYSEDELRYLEALITLYTQIGYPCFKISARNGDGLEDIKQALEGNITLFSGHSGVGKSTLINSLLPDIDIKTAEISTYHNKGMHTTTFSEMFPVKGDGYIIDTPGIKGFGTFDMKDEEVAHYFKEIFVTSDKCKYNNCTHRHEPGCAVREAVEKHLISESRYTSYLNILEDKEEGKYRSAY
- a CDS encoding fumarate hydratase codes for the protein MATPPFKYQAPFPMGKDETEYYLLTKEHVSVSEFEGKEILKVDAEGLTMMANAAFRDVSFLLRPEHQKQVAKILSDPEASENDKYVALTFLRNSEVSAKGQLPTCQDTGTAIIVGKKGQQVWTEGNDEEALSKGVYKTYTEENLRYSQNVPLDMYKEINTGCNLPAQIDLYAIQGAEYKFLCIAKGGGSANKTYLYQETKALLNPAKLVPFLVEKMKTLGTAACPPYHIAFCIGGTSAETNLKTVKLASAKYYDNLPTSGNEGGQAFRDVELEKEVLLEAQRMGLGAQFGGKYFAHDIRIVRLPRHGASCPVGMGVSCSADRNIKAKINKDGIWIEKMEDNPGQYIPKELRNAGEGDAVQINLNQPMADILKELDKYPVSTRLSLNGTIIVGRDIAHAKLNERIEAGLGLPQYVKDHPIYYAGPAKTPEGMPSGSFGPTTAGRMDSYVDLFQENGGSMIMIAKGNRSQQVTDACKKHGGFYLGSIGGPAAILAQENIKKVECLEYPELGMEAIWKIEVENFPAFILVDNKGNDFFKQIKPICVGGCK